The Niallia circulans nucleotide sequence TTTCATCAGCAAGTTTATAGCTTTTCCATTCTGATACGCCATGTTCCCTTAAGTCATTGAAGAGCTTGTTTTGGTCTCCAAATACTTTTTCATCTGCAAACAAATCTAAGAAAACTAATTCACCACTTGGTTTTAACACTCGCATTGCCTCTTTCAATACTTCCGTTTTATTGCTATTATCTTTTACTTCATGAAACGTAAGACAACTTACAAGTAAATCAAATTCAGCATCTTTAAAAGGAAGTACTGCAGCACTTGCTTTTTTAAATTCAATTCTACTAGAAACCTCTTCTATTTCAGCATTCTGCTGGCATTGAGCTTTGGAGTACTCCCAATTACCGCCCCAATAATCTATTCCGGTTAAACAGGTTTTAGGAAAGGTATTTGCAAGTTTAATAATTAGTGAACCACTACCTGTCCCAATATCTAATATTTTCCCTTTTCCGTCCAAGTTCACCTTGGCAACAATTAACTCATGTATTTTTGCCTGATAATTCCCTCCGAACGCTGCAAATTGGTATATAGAATAAGTAAGGATAAAGGTGATATAAAAAAACGGCAGGGCTAATATACCTGACAGAACTCGCCAATATAAAGAAATAGGTAATAATGTACCCAAAAGAAAAAGGAGTGAAATAATTAAAAAAATAAGAAGCTTATGAATTCGAATCCAGGTTTGGTATTTTGCTTTTTTTTTCATGTTATCAGCTGCCTTTACAGAATTCATTTCTTGTTTAAGGAATTTAAGAATCCTTTGTTCATGTTTAATGCTCAAAGCGGGAAATAAAGATGCTTTTCTTAGCATTGTAACTATCTTAAAGTTAACTTATGAAAAGATTCATGATTGCTACAAACAGAAAAACAAATGCAGATACATTTTTAATACTTCTGCACAAGCTACCCCTTTCCTGTTCTCAAAAATAAAACAGTTGCCATATTTGACATCTGTCTATTAGAGCTTTAGCATTTTAATTCGATTTCCTAACAGTTCATTTCAGCAATTTGCTTAAATGCTGTACCTAATGGAGTTGTTTCTAAACGCGTACCGATTGCAGCTGCACATTCTTCCGAGCTTAATATCGATGTATCCAATTCCATATCATAAATACCAGGCACATGAACAGAATTCTGCCATCGGTTTACAGCTTCTGGTACTGTTCCAGCTTCTGTATAACCAGTACCCCAGGTTGCCATTCTTCGTTCCATGATAACATCCACATTACATTTAACACCTATAAATAACACAGGAAAGTCCTTCAAAACCTTAGTACATTTTTCCAGAATACCTCTACTAGTTGCATAAAAATCATGGTGCCCAACATCAACGACAACATTAAGTCCTAAGCGGCTATGTGCAGCAATAGACTCATACATAGCTTGATACAAAGTAACAATAATCGGCTCAAGGTCAGGACGCTCTCCCCCAGGCCTTAAGCCGATCCCTGGTTGATAACGCTCTGGCGTCATTTTCATGAAGTTATCAACACCTAAATTCATCCATACTCCTTCAAAGGAATCTTGAATAATCGCAGCTATACTTGATTTTCCTGATCGAGGAGTTCCATTAAGGATTACAATTTTACCAAGTTTTTTTGAGTTTCCCACTGACTACTACCTCCATTTTCAAAATGCTGAGTTGCTTAAGGCCGATCACATAATTCATCATAGCGAATACTTGATATGAAAAAAGATAACTGTATTGAATCGGTGGTACAAATGGAATTTTGGTTCTCTAGCTATAAATTGCAATATCCATCCCACCTTTAAACAAGATGGATATTCGCTCCAGTATTGTGACTGGCCTATAAAAAGGGTGTACCATTTCCGGCACACCCTTAATCTTATATAGCAATATTCATAAGTTTATTAATTGTAAAAATTGTAGTGTTAATGTCGTCACAGATTTCAACAACGGAGGTATTTAAACTTCTTAGTTCGTAACAACCATCTTTAAAACATATTGAAAGTAATGGTTTTTCGTCATTACCGTTAATAATCATGTTAATGTCAGATGTATGATATTGCTTTAATGTTTGCAGCATCGTTTTGGTATACTCTAAAGACATTTATAGTATCCCCCTTCCCGATTATAAAGGGAAGGTGACTAAATAAAGTCTGGTAGGACCCCAAATAATATTAAATTTTGATTACTTTTACCTTAACATAGGACATCTTATTAAGTAAAGCGGGTTAGATACCTATTAAGCCGATCTTTTTTCATCTTGTCTGACATGAGCAGATGGAGTTTTAATATATCTGCCAAAAAAACTTTGAAGTTTCTTTTTCTTCTAGTTAACACACCTCAAAAGTAATATAGACATGAATATTATGCTTTCTTCTGTAGCCATGTTCCTTCAGCTAATTTTTCATCGATAAAATCTAAAACAGTCTGTAATTGAGCCATTTGATTTTTTACTTTCTCTTTATGCTGGTGCATTCCAGCTAGCATTTCAGGACTCATATTATTAGTTTCTGCAATATCAAGATATAATTTTATTTCATCTAAACTAAGATTAGCTTTTTTCATACAGGTGATCATTTGCAGTCGTTCTATATTAGGTTGGGTAAAGACTCGATGTTTATTAGGCAGCCGTTTAATATTGGGAAGCAACCCAGCTTTTTCATAATATCTTATCG carries:
- a CDS encoding class I SAM-dependent methyltransferase, with amino-acid sequence MKKKAKYQTWIRIHKLLIFLIISLLFLLGTLLPISLYWRVLSGILALPFFYITFILTYSIYQFAAFGGNYQAKIHELIVAKVNLDGKGKILDIGTGSGSLIIKLANTFPKTCLTGIDYWGGNWEYSKAQCQQNAEIEEVSSRIEFKKASAAVLPFKDAEFDLLVSCLTFHEVKDNSNKTEVLKEAMRVLKPSGELVFLDLFADEKVFGDQNKLFNDLREHGVSEWKSYKLADEMNLPKLLLNKKILGNAMIIIGRK
- a CDS encoding chloramphenicol phosphotransferase CPT family protein; amino-acid sequence: MGNSKKLGKIVILNGTPRSGKSSIAAIIQDSFEGVWMNLGVDNFMKMTPERYQPGIGLRPGGERPDLEPIIVTLYQAMYESIAAHSRLGLNVVVDVGHHDFYATSRGILEKCTKVLKDFPVLFIGVKCNVDVIMERRMATWGTGYTEAGTVPEAVNRWQNSVHVPGIYDMELDTSILSSEECAAAIGTRLETTPLGTAFKQIAEMNC
- a CDS encoding MerR family transcriptional regulator, whose protein sequence is MYTIKQASTLTKLSIDTIRYYEKAGLLPNIKRLPNKHRVFTQPNIERLQMITCMKKANLSLDEIKLYLDIAETNNMSPEMLAGMHQHKEKVKNQMAQLQTVLDFIDEKLAEGTWLQKKA